TGAGCTCCCTCCTCTGCTCGCCCGTCATGCCCTCGAACATCCTGTCCATCATCCTGGGCATCATCTCGTTCATCAGGGCGCTCTTCTCCTCGCGGCTCATGCTCTCGAAGAACTTGTCCATCATCGCTCCCATCATGCCCCTTTTCTCTTCGGCGCTCATTTTCCTAACCATTCTGCTCATGTACCAGTCCTTCACTCCCATGGCCTTCCCCCCCACTCCCTCCATCCCCCCTACTAGTCCCTCTTCCTCTTCCCGTCCCTGCTCGTGTCGGACATCTGCTGCATCATCATTCTCATCATCGGCATCATCCTCCCCCTCATCGTGAACATGGGCATGTACCCCTGCATCGCCTCGGCGTCGCTCCACTCCAGCCTGAACCTCTTCACAGCGTCGCGCACGATTTCGGTTATGTTGGTATACTCTCCTTTATCAATGAGCATCTGCATGAATTCATAGTCCTTCCTGGGGAACCGGATGGTGGCCCGGTACTCGATGCCCCCCTCCCCCGAAGACGAAGTCTCTCGGACCAATTTGTCATCCCCTGTCATCATATGTCACCTTATAGTGTATTCATGGCATACGATATATATATATTATGCTCCGGCGGAATCAGTAGGAGTCCGGCGGCGGATCTCAGCTTCCGGACTTTAGAAGATAATTGTAGGTGTCGTTTACGGACCCCTCCGCTCCAGCAAAAACCACCATGGCCGCGTAGATGTCGGAGTTTCCGTCGTCGGGGGTGGCGTTGCGACAGTCGCACCATGTCAAGAAAGCGGTCCGGTTGTTAACGCCGATGCCAAGATAGTCTCCCACGAACCCGACGTCTCCCCCGGGCAGAAGCTCCGTCCAGTAGGCCCTGCCACCGTAATCGCCGTTGAATAGAGTGTCGCTCACGTTCAGGTTGATTGTAAAATTCTGGCCGCCGTCAACGGAGACCGCGTAGGTGACACCGAGCAAGGTGTGGTTCGGGTCATATCGACGATCATAGAACATCAGGTGGACCCAGCCCTGCTCTGAGATTGCGATGGCTGGGAAGAACTGATCCGCCCCGTTCCCCTCCTCGTCGTTGTTGACCCTGACGTAGCTCTCGCTCCATGTATCGCCGAGGTCGCGGCTGTACGTGAGAAAGACGTCCGAGTCGCCAAGGCGGTCGTCGTTCCAGGCGAGGTATATGCTGCCTCCGTAGGGACCATCACTATTGTCAATGGCCATCACCGGCATCGTCGGGACCCTATAGGTGCTGTTGGGGAGGGGCGAGGGCGGCGGGTCCATCTGCGCGATGGCCCTCACCGGCTCCCAAGTGTCGCCGTAATCGCGGGATCTCGTGTAGTGGATTGTGTCGTCGGAGAAGTCCCTCCAAACAACGTGAATGGTGCTGTTCCTATCTACGGCGACGAATGAGCCCTGGGCGTTCAGGTCCGCGGTAACGTCGGCAAGCTTTTTTGGTGGCGTCCAGGTCCTGCCCTGGTCGGTCGAGCGGCTGAAAACGATTGTCCCGATGACATTGCCGACGAATATTGTCCATGTAACGTAAACATTACCGTTGTTGAGGTCCACTGCGAGCCACTCCTTGTCGTTGAACTGGAGGGTGTTGGACATCGAGGTGTGAACGATTGAGACCTGGTCGAATGAATCTCCTCCATTGGACGACCGGGCAACGAAGATACAGTTAGCCCTGCCTGTATGGAGGTAGGTGTGCCTGTTGTATCCCACCCCCGCCAGATAGACATTATTATTCATGTCGAACCCAAGAGAGGGGTCGCAGGCGGTGCCGAAACCCGTGAGCACTGATGGCGGGCCCCCCCGGTAACCCGGAACCCTGCCATCGCTCCATGTTTTTCCCCCGTCCTTTGTAGTGTAATAATGGAGCCAAACGTCCTGCGACGGGTTATTCATGTCATTCGAAGCGACGACAATGTTGTTCGGGTCCCGCGGGTTGACAGCAACATGGGTCTCGGCCGAGGGTCGTGGTCCGGTCGTCAGAGGAAAGTTGTAGGCGTTTGTAACGTTGTCCACGAACGGGTACCTCGGCTTCGCCGGCGGTGGGGGCGGAGCCTTTTCCGGGGGTGCGAACCGATAAGTGGAGGCACCGAGCAAGAGCATTAAGAGCGCAGCTACGAGCGCGAGCGCAGTAAGCCTCTTTTTTCTCCTCACGTGGAATTATACAGTTGAGCCAGAATTTAAAGCTAGCGCTCGATGACGGTGGGTGGTTGGGTCGATAAGGAAGCGCCCTATTTTCCAAGCATCTCCAGAATTTCTTCAAGGCTCCTTGGTCTCTCGCCCCCGGACCGAGGTGGCTGGAGTGACGGGGGAGGAGGGACCTCGTCCATCTGTATCTCTTCAATCCACTCGCCGGGCTGCTCCGGGGACTCCGGGCTCGGAACCCCTTCCGCGGTTTCAGGCCAGCAGTGTTGCTGCTGGGCGGGCTCGGGTCCCACAAATTCTCTGCCGCCGGGCGGAATTCCCGACCTGAACTCCGGCGCCTCCTCTGCGCCGGTCTCCTGCTGTTCATAGGTATAGGCAGGATAACGCACTCCCATCTTCCGCCCCCTCCCGACGAGTGCCACAATCATCAAGACGAGGAGCAGAAGGACCACTATTCCGAGGGCAGGCAGAATCCACATCGGTTCTTCGCCTCTTGCCGCTGTGCCTAGAGGAAGAATGGTGAAGACCGGACGGGCCTCATCCGTGAGATTGAATTCGTCCCAAACCCTCACTACAACAACCGCTCTCGTCTCCCTCTCAACCTTCCCCGCATCTAGTCTCAGCACGGTGCCCTCCAGACGCACAGTGAGGAGGGGTGATTCCGACGAGACCGCCCATCTGAGGGTGGAGGGGCTCTCATCGCTCACGTGCCTGCTGAGGTCGATTCGCAGCCTCTCTCCGCTCCTCAAACTGCTCCCCTGAATCGTGAGCACAGGTTTCTTGTTAAGCGGAGCTGGTTGCGAAAAGACCACAACCGTCAGATCGGCCTTAGCGCTCAGACCACCGGAGTCCGTGGCCGTCAAGGTGATGGTGAAGCTCCCGTTGACGTCTGTCGCAGTGACGAATAAAGTGCTGTTTGTCAGGGTCACCAGGAGCGGTGGTGGCTGTCTGTTGAATTCCGGCCCGGCCGCCAGTCCCGCACTCCAGCTCAAGTTGCGGCCGTCCTCGGGGTCGAGAGCGTACGGCGAGAGGTCGAGCTCACGTGTTTCGTTGAACGCGAGGCTGAGGGGGGGGAATGGAGACAAGGAAGGTGGTCTGTTGCTCGTGATGGTGAAGCTCCAGGCCTCGCTCCACTCCGACCCCTCTAGATCGTCGCTTGCCCTGACGCGCCAGTGGTAGGTGGCGTTGGGTGGGAGCTCTAGCCTGGTCACGGTCTCATCGGACAAGCCTTCTGCTATGAGGACGCTGAAGTCGGGGACGGTGCTGATCTGCCAGTTGTAGAGGACGGTGTCGCCCTCCGGGTCCTTCGACTCGCTCCATTTAAGCTCGACCAGTCTTGGAACAGCTTTAGCGCCGTTCTCGGGCTGGATGAGGGCTGGAACAGTCGGCGGAGCGTTGATGTGGAATCCCATCTCGGATGGCTGACTCCAGAGGGGTCCAGCGAGAGGCGAGTCCCGCACCCTTACAGATACGAAGTAGTCATTCCCCTTCTGAAGCGGAATAGCCTCTTCTCCTCCTTCTCCGAACACGACCCGCGAGCTCGCGCTCTCTTTCTCAAGGCTCCACATCACCAGACCTGTCCCGCCCGGCCCCGTGCGGACCGAGATGTTGAAGGCCGATTGATTCTGTCCACTGTCTTCGTCCGTAAAAGTCCAGTTAAAAGAGGGCTGGGTTGTGGTGAGCCTCATCGCTTCAGGAGATCCAGACATCCGACCCTCAACCGCGAGCCCCTTCGGGGGGGGAGGGGCATGGTTCGGTACCCAGCTCAAGGACCAGCTGTCTAGTTTGGCGGCCTCAGAGCCGTTGGTGAAAAATGTGACCCTAAGCTGTATGGA
The DNA window shown above is from Thermoplasmata archaeon and carries:
- a CDS encoding sialidase family protein, whose protein sequence is MRRKKRLTALALVAALLMLLLGASTYRFAPPEKAPPPPPAKPRYPFVDNVTNAYNFPLTTGPRPSAETHVAVNPRDPNNIVVASNDMNNPSQDVWLHYYTTKDGGKTWSDGRVPGYRGGPPSVLTGFGTACDPSLGFDMNNNVYLAGVGYNRHTYLHTGRANCIFVARSSNGGDSFDQVSIVHTSMSNTLQFNDKEWLAVDLNNGNVYVTWTIFVGNVIGTIVFSRSTDQGRTWTPPKKLADVTADLNAQGSFVAVDRNSTIHVVWRDFSDDTIHYTRSRDYGDTWEPVRAIAQMDPPPSPLPNSTYRVPTMPVMAIDNSDGPYGGSIYLAWNDDRLGDSDVFLTYSRDLGDTWSESYVRVNNDEEGNGADQFFPAIAISEQGWVHLMFYDRRYDPNHTLLGVTYAVSVDGGQNFTINLNVSDTLFNGDYGGRAYWTELLPGGDVGFVGDYLGIGVNNRTAFLTWCDCRNATPDDGNSDIYAAMVVFAGAEGSVNDTYNYLLKSGS
- a CDS encoding ribbon-helix-helix domain-containing protein; translated protein: MMTGDDKLVRETSSSGEGGIEYRATIRFPRKDYEFMQMLIDKGEYTNITEIVRDAVKRFRLEWSDAEAMQGYMPMFTMRGRMMPMMRMMMQQMSDTSRDGKRKRD